The nucleotide sequence gattctgtgagttttgacaaatgcatacagtGTGTAATCACCATCACAATCAggtatagaacattttcattctgCCCTTGATGGATTATTTGAGGTGATTTCAAATGGTACCGGcaatatacccaggagtggaaatGCCGGGTCATAGTGTGTTTGCTCAGCTTTAGCGTTTTCTACCAGCAGAGTGAGAATTCTGCTGCCCCGTATGCTCATCACAATtggtaaattttaatttctctctcttaacCAGAAAACGTGACCGTTGTACATAGCAAAGAGCTCTGTTAAGTGCTGAACCTACACGTTGTGGTGTGGCAGCAGCAAGGCTCAAGCATTATAAGCCCAGCCTGTTTTCTGACTCTCTTACATTGAAATATTGGTCTTAATTTCTTCCTCAAGTCAGATTCTCTAAAAAGTTAAAGTGACTCCTCAGAGTCAGTTGGCTGTATGTCATTGGCTTGAGCCCATCCATTGACGACAGCTTACAGCCATCTAGAAAACTTGGGATTTCTAAAAAAGTCTTCATATTTGGAATCGAACACGTAGGCGCCCACTTTCCAGAGGCAATGAAACTGTTCGTACAGAAAGGAGGGATGTTTAGACAAGGAGGTCCACGGTCTCATGGAATCTGGAAACAATCAGGAGAGGGAAGTTGAGTAATGACGGGGAAGTTGCTGTTCTGCAGCCAGGAAAGCCATGCCTTGAGAGAATGCTGGAGGACGTGGACTTGTTCACAGCCGATTGTTCAAAGAAGACAGTTGGTTACGGGACAGAAGGTAAGAAGCATTCCTGCCCAGCCCACACAGGAATTGGTGTGGGTGCCAGCCCTGTGCCGCTAGGCAGCCTCCGCCCCACCCAGCTGCACCAGCACACGCCCCTGGGAGGGCTGCCAGGCTCTGAGTCAGCGGGGCCTGAGGCAGCCCAGGGGAGGAAGCCTCACGTGGCCGGGTCCCAGCCGCCTCGTGGGGCCTTCTGGCTGTCAGCCCTGCAGGAAGCGCGGCTGTTTGAAAGGACGAATCACACATGGCCTCCTCCTCCTGGAGTCCAGCCAAGACTACTTCCACGGggcctggggctccctgagggtgGGATGGAGCTCCCAGGGCTGGGTTGTAGAAGGTATGCAGGGCTGGAGTTGGAGGAGGCTTATGGTCTTCTGAAATTTGGAGCAGGGGCTGAGTCAGCCCCTGGGGCCACTGtgaggggacagggaggaagggggacacacaaggtggggggaggggcaggctgaaATCTACGGACATGCACATCTCCCTTAGCACGTAACCTCAGGAAAGTTACTTGAGTTCActgtgccttaatttcctcatctgtaaaatggggattgtaAATGCCTTCCTTCAAAGGATTGCGGGTTGGATCAAATGAGTTAGTGTATGTAAAGCACTCAGAACAGAACCTGTCTACAGCGAGTGCCATACAAGAGTTGACTATGGCTGTTACTACTTAGGGCCGGTGTGAGGATTAAAGAACAGACAGGTAAAAAGGATGAGCCTGAAAACAATTAGAAGAAAGGGGTCCAGGCTGAGGGTTTTGTCCCTTTTCTGCACATGGGCAAGCCCCAGGGTTGTAGGAGAAAAGCCCAAATGCTGTATGTAGGCTGGTGGTCTACTGCACCAGTCCAGGTAGCAGTTAGGAAGCTGTGGAAGGGGATGtggtggagacagaggaggaagccATCTGTGTGGCTGGTGGAAAGCTGCCCACACAGGACAATGCCATCTGTGAGATGActcagggaggtggagggggatggAAGAACAAGGCTGGCCTGAATTTGGTCCCCTTTATTCTACAGCAGCCTTATCCACTTAATCTCAGCCCGCCTGGATTCTCAAAAAAGCAGATCCCTTCTTCTGCTTAGTTTGCTATTCTACTCTTTGAGAAATGGCTAGACATCCTTATCAGGGAGTCATTCAGAAAATCCACTGCCTGGGGCTGGCAGATTCTACCCAATTGCCCTCCTCACATCCAGAAGTAGGTGGTGGCTCAACTAGTCTGGCCTGAGGACTCAGGGTCTGTAAAGACCTTCAATATGGGTTCCCAGCTGTCAAAAACTAATGGGGCTGTCCCCAGGGAGTGAGTTCCCTGTCCCTGGAGATGTGTAAGCAGGACCTGGGGGTTGGTTCTAACATCTGGGAGAAGCAGCAGAGCTTCCCAAGCCAGGCTGCCCACCGGTGATCAGGACACTGCTACGGCTTGGGTAGGTGCGGAACGGAAACTGCTTTCCAAGTTGAATCAGTATCAGTCACCCAGTCACCGTGCACACATCACAGTGTTAGGCACCAAGGGGCATTGGAAAAGGCAGGCACCAGGCTGCCTGCCACCATGGGGTAGGCCTCACCCTGACATGGGTAGGGAGCAGTGGAGGATGGGAGTGTAGGGAAGGGGCCCAATGTAAGAGGGTACaggcaaccccccaccccagttcagAGGACCACTGAGAAGACCACTGGGGAGTGGGGTGATAGGCACCTCTGCACACAGCCAGAGGGAGCGGAGGGGGAATGATAGGAAGGTGTGATCCTGAGCCACTTCCAGACAGGTGGGCCAGGCCCTAAATCCAGCCACCTTCCTCATTCAATCTCCTCTAGCTTTTGTGTAgtgctttattttactttccttccttctctcttcagtttctctctctcttacacacacacacacacacacacacacacacacacacacatacacacactctccaTATCCCACAAACCCACATCTGCACCTATTGTATGCCTGGCCCAGCTGCAACCTGTAGGGTAACCACTATGAAAGgctcacacacacatgaacatgcAACGCATGTTGCTTCCACCGCACTCAGACTGTTCCATTCTGTCGTGAGGACCGGTCTTATAATTCCAGGAGGCACTGGAAGGTCAGCCTGTCCGTCCCTCTGCCTCCCATCAGACCAGAACACCCCACTTGCTTTCCAGTGCTGACCAACACCTCTCTGACACCTTCTCCTATCTTGCCTCTGTATTAAGGGTTGTCAACATGCATTGATTTACCAAGTGCCTACTATAAGCCAGGCAACACCCTGACCACTTCACGTTGCCTCAATTAGGCATGAATTAGACTGTATGTAACGGCAACCCCACACAGCtgtttaacaaaataaatgtgtgtgctCCTCACTCAGCAAGAAGGCTCTGCAGCATCTTgggggacccaggctccttcctgcctcactgTCCTCAGCTCATGGCTTTAGACCTGGAAATCACAGGCTGGCTGAAGGCTGCAAAGAGTCAGGCATGGCACCTGAGTCTGCTCTGCTACTTGTCAAGACACTACCTCCATCTGGGTCCTCCAAAGCCCTGCATAGTAGTGGCTCAGGCTAGATTTTCACCGCTGTCTCCTTTACATACCTCGCGAGGCCAGCCCCTCAGTGGCCTGGGACTTGGGAGTGGACTCAATGCCTAAGGAATGgacagagggacgcctgggtggctcagtcggttgagtgtccgactcttgatttcagctcaggtcaggatcccagggtcgtgggattaagccccacattgggctccatgctgagtgtgtggagcctgcttaggattctctttctccctctgcccctctcccccatttgggctttctaaaaagaaaaaaaaaaaatttaaaaataattttttaaaaaaggaatggacAGAGGCTGGAATACTGTATTCCAGATGCCAGGTGGCCCCAAGCAACCACAGCCCTTGGCCAGGTCTCTGCTGTAATCAGCTGTCAGACATGGGTCCTGGCTGAGCGTGATAGGGACCAGCAACCAGGAACTGAGCCAACATGACCCCAGTCTTGTGACTGAGTTCTCACACGGTCTCTGGGCCTGCCCCTCCATCTACAAATATATGTTGTACATGTGTTCAAAATGCCCCTATGCCCTAGTCAGACCCTGCCCATTTCCTGTAGCCTTCCTTCAATGCTGCCCTGCCCAGGTCCTGTAGCCAATGCATGCCTTGCCCTTGGAGGGTCCTGGCTCCAGGGTCCCCACCTTGGCTGCCCGGCTCTTCATTTCTTCAGTCACCAAGGAGTGTGTTCTTGTCGGCTCCAGGCCTACTTCGTGCATGGCCCTGGGGAGGGAACATGTGTGCCATGGCCTGTGTATACCCCATGGGAGACATCACCACCACAGGCAGACCCTCAGCAATGGGTGCAAAGAGAGCACCTGAATGCTAACGGGCAGTCCAGGCAAGAAAGTTTCCCCTAAGTTTTGGTCTGAGCACATTTTGAAGGGGAAAAAGCGGGGGaggaaagggcattccaggctGAGGGAACAGCCAGTGTGGAAGCTCTGAGGAACAGAACACTGGGAGGCTTGAGTGGTTCACTTGCTAATAGGCAAaagtgtacatgcatgtgtgggGATGTCCAGGGTAGGCAGTGAGGCTCAGGATAGACCTTGCCGGGTCGCAAACACCTCTGGGCTGAGTCTCTAATTGGGGCTGGAGGCAGATGGCCTGCCAGGCCCCTTTTAGgttgaaagaataaatctctTCACTATACCTTTGACAGCCTCCCTCAAAGAGGGGTCAACTTATTACAGGTGGAAGTACCAAAGGAAAAACTGGTCAGCCTACTAAACCCTTCATTGGGGTCCAACGAAGTGACTCACCTGCCAGGAACACAAACTTGTGACAGGGGTGGGCtagggggatgggggggggggcagggataaATTTGAATCATTCTACTCGAAACCGAACCCTGGCCTTAACCCACCTCAGGAACCCACAACCCTAAACCCTCCCCGAAGAAATGCCTAAATATGCATCTTTGTCCTGAAGTCACAATTTCCAAAAGTAAAGCCcaggaacctgcattttaacaggCACCCCACTGACTCCCACGCATAATGGCCAGTTTGAGAACAAGCCCCGCACCTTTAGGCCCCACGAGCCTCAGAAGGTTCGCAGGGACCTCGGCGTCCGAACCCCTCCTGCTCGCAACTACGCGGCCGCCCGGCCTTTTCCGGAAGGTTCACATGCCGGGTCGCTGCGCCCTCTCGCGGTCGACGGGGGCTGTGGCCTGGGGCTCGGCTGGTCCAGGGGCTCCGAGTACGAACACCCATACCCTGTCTGGAAATAATGGGCATGGGCCTTGCTGGGAGCTCGAAGCAAGGGGTCTTTGATCGGAGGGCAAAAGCTGCCCTCGCCGGGGGCCCGGGTGTCAGAAcaccgcccctccccactcccggCACAGCACTCCGGGCGCGCGGGCCCCGCCCACCTTGCGCGCGTCACCTCGTGCGCGCTCTCGCGACCGGCGTGCGCAAGCGCCCAGGGGCTTCGCAGCCGCCATTACTCTCCCACTGCCGGGTCCTGCGGCCTGTTAGCAGAAGTCCGCAGTCAGGGAAGGAAGGGTGAGTACGACGCCTGGAGGACAGCGGCCCCGGGGCTCAGGAACAGCACACTCAGGGCGGGGTGTCTGGCTTAGGTCTGTCTGACTGGAGCAAGAAACTACAACCCCCCAAATGCCCTGCGCCACAGGGTTGCGCGAGGCAGTGACGTGAGAGTTTTTGTCGCTACCATTTGTGGGCAGGGGGGACGCGGTGGCGGAGGCTGATGACGCGCTCTTCTTGCCGCTGGAGGGTCACCGGAGGTCAGCGCCAGGTCAGCTGGCTCCCGCTCTCAGAGCGCCTTCGCGAACCTTCTTGCTTGACCAGTCTAAACTGACGATCTATTTACCCTTAATCACACATAACAGATATTTGTTTACTGTGTACCCGCTGCCTTTCCATTCCTGGCTGgccactgaaccagccagacaccCTTATTATTAGTATCATTACTtagtagtctttatttttaagtaatctgaaACTTACAGAAAATTTCGAGAGTTTCTTATAAAGAGCTATCTCATACCCTTTGATAATTAAGTTAGCTGCAGATACGATGCCATTTTAGCTCAATGTTTAGAGGTATGtcagtgtgtattttctaaaaatgagaaCATTCTCCCACATTCAAAATTAGGTAACATTGGTCAAGACTATTATCTAGAATGTTTCCAGTTGCCCTACTAGTTCTGTACGTTGAAACTACCCTTTTCTTGGCCGGGGATCCCCCACACACATCCCACACACAGGCAGCGTTCAGCTGGccttgtctttttagtctctttcAGTCTGGAGCAGTGCTCCCCAGCTTCTGTTGACTCTCATGACACTTTTTGAAGATTCCTGGCcatttgttttgtagttttgtagGTTTGGGGTTGTCTGAGATTTCTTCACTTGACCTTAGCCAAAAGGCAGAGAAGCAATTGAGATTTCTTCACCATTGACTTTGTTGTGGGCAGAAGTGCTGCTGACCAGACACCATTATGGCGAGGCGGGGAATGTGTCTTGGGTGGCTGAGGAGCGCCATTGACCAGCCACAGCAGCCTCTGGACATGCTGCCTTGTGGCTGCCCTGTGACTTTAACACCCATCTCACTGAGGTCTCTGGCTTCCCTGTAGTGCCTGCCCTGGAGCTATGGTCCACGCCTTCCTCATCCACAACTTGCGGGCTCCGCAGGCCCAGGACACGGGCCTTTGCCGAGTGCTCTACTCCTGCATCTTTGGTGCCGAGAATTCACCTGATGACCCACGGCCACATGGTGCTGAGAGGGACAGGCTCCTTCGAAAGGAGCAGATTTTGGCTGTGGCCAGGTAACATATGGGCCTTCACTGAACACATGCCTGATAATGATAGGTTTTCTGCGGGGCACAGAGAATCAGACTAAAGCAGAGACAGAGTTTTAGAGTAGTGTTTCCATGAGCTGTCCACAGTTGTTCACAAGTGTTATGTGAAAAGGggttaaagaaataataacagtacGGTCATCATCGTTAACTATTAtagttagcatttattgagccTGTACATATGTGCTAAGAGTTTATGTTCTGAGCATTTCATGTATATGAACTCATTAATCCTTGTAACCGTCTATTGAGATAGATACAGTTGTTATCCCTACCTTACAGGTGAataaactgaggtacagagactTTAAGGAACTTAACCTGCCCAAGGTTATGTAACTAGaacatggcagagctgggatttgggtGTGGGCAGGCAGATCCTGGAACATGCTTTGCAGTGCAGGACTTCTTAGGGCCATTAGTATGCCTGTAGGTTTTATGAATCCCTAAGGAGGAGTGAGAATGTCATACATGGGAATgctgagcccagagcctcctGAAAGCCACTGAAAGAGCAGTGTGTGGGAAATACTGTTCCAGATGTAGTGGCTGGCCTTGGACCTTCCCATCCCAGACCCAGATGGAGCCAGCCAGTGCCAGAATCTCTTGACCTCTCTGCCTTTTGTGTCCGGGGATTAGCATTCTCGAATGGGCAGCCCTGTGTTAGCCTCTTGCCATCCCCTTGTTCCTCTGGGCCTCCACCCCCCTCCTGTAGCACAGAAAATTAAATGCCTTTAAAACCAGCCTGTGCATGGCCCAAATTAGAAAGTGATTCAGGAGGGATCAGAGAGTGATTTCAAAAACCTGAATGGCCAAGTGGAcggtctttcttttttatttggaaagGGTTGCAGGATGGTGGTGGAGAGGTTGGACAGGCCAGttgcatttcttcatttctcatgGCTTGCATTTCTTTATGTTAAGGAAGCCTCTGTGAAGCTAGTGGTGGCAGGATCTTTTTCCCCTGGTGCCCTTTCCTGGCTCAAGGAGCTGTGTTCAAAACCTGCCTTCTCTTGAACACATGGAGTGAAATGGTTCAGGGCCTGGAGATGGGAGCCTGGATTCCTGTCATGGCTCATGCTTCCTGCTCTGTGGTCCTGGGCAGGTCACTTAGTCTCTCTGGGGCTAAGTTTCTATATCTGAGATATGGAGTTAATAGCACCTCTCAGTTTTAGGGGTGGTCATGAGGAtgacagaaatcagtgactcaccCACTCTTCCCAGGCAGGTGGAATCCATGTGCCAGCTTCAGCAGCAGGCATCTGGCCGGACCTCCGTGGACCTGCAGCTTCAGTCCCCAGATGAGCCAGTGCCCCTGCATGAGGCCCCCCATGGGGCCTTCCGCCTGGCCGCAGGGGACCCTTTCCAGGAGCCTCGGACAGTGGTGTGGCTGGGTGTGCTCTCATTAGGCTTCGCCCTGGTGCTGGATGCCCATGAGAACCTGCTGCTGGCTGAGAGCACACTCCGGCTGCTGGCACGCCTCCTTCTGGATCACCTCCGGCTGCTTACCCCCAGCACCAACCTCTTGCTTAGGGCTGATCGCATCGAGGGCATCCTTGCCCGCTTCCTGCCCCATGGTCAACTGCTCTTCCTCAATGACCAGTTTGTCCAGGGTCTGGAGAAGGAACTCAGTGCTTCCTGGCCCCGCTGACCCCTCACTGGGATGGGGCTtcctgaggggcagggagggaggacaaGGATGGATGGACACACAGCCAGGTGAATCTTGGCATTGGCCTCCTTCCCAGCCTGCTCCCAGCTCTGCTGTGCTACCACATCCAGGACAAGTGGACGGGACAAGCTGGCAGAAAAGAGGGCTGGGCAAAGGGTGGTGAGGAGGAATCCCAGAACATCCTGTGCCTGGAGCTGCCATGTGACTCATTTAGACTGCATAGTGGACCAGTCTCACCTGTCCTTGACCCCAGTTTCTCTCATCCCCGGCAGCCAGCCCCCAAAACAGTCCACCAGTTGCTAGTGTTGGAGCATGAGGAGTGGAACTCAGCCCACTTTCTCCTTCCAAACCCATAGTCCTCACAATGCAAAAGGAACCTGAGACTCCCAGGGTGGGGGAGCTGGTTGCTGTATTTGCACTCACTTAGGAAACATTATCAACAAGGATTTTGTCAGTGAGGACCTGCTCAGTGTCCAGCCCCACCACAGTTCACAAATGTGTCTGTCGTTCATTCAGCAGGGGGATTCTGTAGCTCTCTTTGGGCCCATCCCTTGCCCACCAGGCAACTTCAAGATAATGCTAGGTTTCCTTTGTCTTCAGGGAGAGAAGATACCATCAGATGGGTGCAAGAAGTCTAGCCAGGATGAAGTTGTCTTTCTTGTTTTGAATTAAAAGCACTGATCGTGTGATTTCATTCTTCGTTTCTGTAAGTTTGGATAATGTATATTTGCTCTTATGAGTACGTGTCTCTTTGGCACTGAGCTGGGTATCTGAGCTTTCATGATCAAAGATGCCCCCAAGAAGCATCTTGGGAGGTCTCCACCTCTTGTGCCCCATATCACCCCTGTCGCCTTATGTGCCTCCTTCGGGTGGTAGTACTTGTTTTCTGTACCAAAATGTGGCAGGTTGGTGTGGATCTCtgagaagcagagcctgagacgaGGATTAGAGGATTAGTTACAAGTTGCTTACATGGGAGGTGATTCCAGGAAGTACTGGAAGGGAAGGCAGCCCATACAGGTACATTATCAAGGGTGGGTCGGGAGCTTAGTGCCTCTGGGGGCCTGTAACCCAACAGTCACTTTTGAGTGACCTTGCTTCAAGGGCGAGGGACTAAGAATGTTTGTCTGCCATTCTCTTCAGTCAGTGGTTTTGAGTTGGTCTTAAGACAAATTACCTGGCTCTTTCTGCCCCCAGAAAAAGGCATTGTGGTGCTGGGCCTGGCTGCATGATGGTCAAACCCAAAAGGATATGGGTGGGGCACCAAACTCCTGTTATGAGTCTTTAACCAGCAGCTCCTTGTGGTGGTTTAAAATGATTCAATTGGGGGCGCCGTCTGTTAAGCACCTGACACTTggtttcaacttaggtcatgatctcatggttcgtgagcccCAAGTCGGCcttcttgggattgtctctctcccactttgtccctcccctatttgtgtgtgtgcatgcatgcactctctgtctcaaataagtaaacgttaaaaaaaaaaaaaactggaaaaaaatttctttattctttattgtcAGTACCACGCTGTCTTGAATACTGTTGCTTTAGATAGTAGTAAGTCTTCAAGGCAGATAGtgtcagtcttccaactttgttcttcaataATGAGTTggctaggggtacctgggtggctcagtcaggtaagcatcctgacttcagctcaagtcgtgatctcatggttcataaatttgagccccacatctgactctgctgtcagcgctgagcccactttggatcctcagtctcgctctctctgcccatcctatgctctctctctcaaaaataaataataataataaaagtatttaaaaaaataatgagttggCTAATCTcagtcttttgcctttccatataaactttagaatcagtttttcaAATCCACGAAATGACTTGTTGGGAATTTAATTGGGATTGCACTGGATATGTAGATCAAATAGATCacattgggaagaactgacattttgacaatatcgAGTCTTCCCATCCACAAACAGGGAATATGCActtactttgttcttcttttatttctttcatcagagttttatggttttcctcATAACAAATCTTGTTAGACTTGTACCTAAGTTTCATTTTGGGGATGTTAATGGTACCTGTGTAAAtggcaatatatttttaatttcaaattccatttgttcattgttggtatagAGGAGAGGGAATGACTTTTGAACATTaacttatatcctgcaaccttgctgtgATCATTTGTTAGTTCCaacaggtttttcttcttttttttttaaagtttatttatttattttggtgggggggggtggtgcagagagagagggagagagagaatcccaagcaggctccacactgtcagcaaggagcctagcccagctcggggctcaatctcactaactgtgagattgtgacctgagctgaaaccaactgttggaggcttaattgactgagccacccaagcgccattcccccaccccaacagttttttctttcttattcttttagattttctacagaggcaatcatgtcatctgtgtaCAGgtgtagttttatttcttccttccacatatatagcttttatttccttttcttatcttcttGAATGAATTGCacttccagtacagtgttgaaaaCCAGTGGTGAGATGggacatccttttcttgttcttgatctcAGTGGGGAAGCTTCTAGTTTCTTGCCATTGACTATGATGTTGGCTAtagatttttgtagatattctgtATTAAGTTGAGGAAGCTcctctctattcctagtttgctgggagttttttttttaaatcatgaatggatgttagattttgtcaaatgctttttctgtatctgtttttatgaccatatgacttttcttctttagtctgatGGATTGATTACATTAactaattttcaaatgttgaaccagccttgcatacctgggataaatcccacttggtcatgttgtataattctttttatacattgttgggttctatttgctaatattttaccTCTATGTTCATGAgcaatattggcctgtagttctcttatAATATCTTGGTCTGATTTTGGTATTGGGGTAATATTGCCTcgtagaatgagttaggaagtattgcCCCTCCTTccgttttctggaagagatttgaGAGAAttggtatattttctttcttaaatgtttggtagaattaccagtgaacccatctgggccAGCCTTgaattttttaactaaattttattttccaaataggtAACATGGTTTAGAAGtcagaatgataaaaaaaattttcactgaaaaaCTTGCTCTCACCTCTGTCCCATCCATTCTGTTCCCCCCACTATCCCAAAGGGTGAtagctttctatattttctacatATCTATCTCTCTTATACAAATACAAGCAAATACGAACTTGGGTTCTTATTCCACTTCCTGCCTGCATTGTTTTCTTACACTATAGGCCAGCTTGATATAGGGTTCTGCACTTGCTTGTTTCACTTAACAGTGTTGCCTGGAGATCTTTTCATAGCAGTACATAggattcttattctttttttaagtttgtttatttattgagagaaatagaaagagggggaggggcaaagagagagagagggagagagaatcccaagtaggctgtgcactgatgcgaggcttgatctcacagtgagaccatgacctaagccaaaatcaatagttggacattaacca is from Panthera uncia isolate 11264 chromosome A3 unlocalized genomic scaffold, Puncia_PCG_1.0 HiC_scaffold_11, whole genome shotgun sequence and encodes:
- the AP5S1 gene encoding AP-5 complex subunit sigma-1, encoding MVHAFLIHNLRAPQAQDTGLCRVLYSCIFGAENSPDDPRPHGAERDRLLRKEQILAVARQVESMCQLQQQASGRTSVDLQLQSPDEPVPLHEAPHGAFRLAAGDPFQEPRTVVWLGVLSLGFALVLDAHENLLLAESTLRLLARLLLDHLRLLTPSTNLLLRADRIEGILARFLPHGQLLFLNDQFVQGLEKELSASWPR